The window GTCTACAAGAAGATCGTCGGGATGCAGATGCTCGTGGAAGGCATCGCGATGGGGGCGTTCACGACTCTGCACAAAGTCGCACTCGACCCGACGCTACGCCGCCTCTGCCAGTTGATCATGACGGACGAGGCCTTCCACCACCGCTTCGGGAAGATCTGGGCCCACTCGACGATGCCCGACCTCAGCCCCGAAGAGCACGACGCCGTCGAGGACTGGGCGAAGGAGTGTTTCAACTTGCTCATGTTCAACATGGTCAACGCCGAGCAGAAAAAGCTGATCTACCCGCGCTACGGCATCGAGTGGGAGTACGCACGCGACGCCATCGCCGAGGCCTTCACCGACACCGAGCGACGCGAGACGATGAAGGACTCGACCAACGTCTTCCGCGTCCTGACGAAGACCCTGGACAAGGCCGGAATCATCACCGACCGGACCAGGGACAACTACGCAATGTGGGTCGACATGGACGAACTACAGAGCGAAGGCGATCGGATGGTCGGTGACGACCTCGCCGAAGAAGGCATTCGAGAACTCGTCGACATCAACTCTACGAAGCGCAAAATCGTCCGCAAGCTCTCCTGATCGGGAACATGGCTGCGCTCGCCAAAGCCGCCCCCGCGACACTGGCTGTGGAGGGGCCAACCATCGAGTCCCGCACGACGCGCCGCAAGCGCGCGACCGAGGCACGACTCCTCGACGCCGGGCTTCGCGTCTTCTGCGAGCGCGGCTACGACGCCACGACGACCGGCGAGATCGCACGCATCGCCGACGTCGCCGCCGGCACGTTCTACCTCCACTTCGCGGACAAGAGGGCCCTCTACGAGCGACTCGCCGGGCGAGCCGCGCACGAGATGTTCGAACTCGCCGGCGACGCCCTCCGGCCCGACATGGAGAGTCTCGAGCGGATTGCGGTGGCCCTACGAATCGCTGCCGACTATTGGCGATCCGACCTCGACCGAGCGCGCCTGCTCCTCGAGGGCGGCCCTTCCCTCGGCAGCGATGGACACGTTCGCTTCGCCGACGAAATCGCGCAGGCATTGGCCGATGCCCCGGACATCGAGCGCCGTCCGGGTGCCAGCGCCCACTCCCTCGCGCTCCTCGCAGCCGGGATGGGGATCGAACTCGGCCGCCTCATCGTCGCTCGCCCGGAGGCACGCGACGAAGTGGACGACCTGATTCGGCTCGTCGGCGGCCTCTACCAGAGCTGATCGCAGTAGGTGTCGGTGCCGACCACGGTCGGCAACCAAGGCGACGCGAACGTCACGCGAGCGAGCCCCGTCTCTTCGATGTCCGCGGAGAGCTTGCGGAACCGCTCCCACGTGTCGGCCGCCTTCGTGTCGACGAAGTAGAGCTGTAGATCCAGACGATCGACGTTCTCCACCTTCGGGATCATCATGGGCGCGTCGCCCTGCGGGATTCCGGTCCAGACGGAGCAGTTCGCGATTGGTGAGCCCGCGAGAAAGCCGGGCAGGTACGATCCCCGAAACCACTCGTCGAACTTCTCCTGCGTCACGCCCCCGTTGCGCTCTACCGCAACGGAGACGAGCCCGTCGAAGCGATGGTCGAGCGCGAGAGCCAGGGGCACCGGGTCCGCGTCGCGGTACTCCACCCAGTCGTGGGTGTAGAGCAGCGTGTGGACGTGCGTGCGCTCATGGAAGCCGCGATCGTTCTGGTACAGCCAGTGCGCCTGCTTGTTGCCCCAGGAGTTCCAATCGTCATGGCGCCCCTCGTGCACCCAGTACATCGCGAGGAACGAACCGGCCTTCACCGTGGGCTGCGCGAGCGGACTCGGCTCCGGGAACCGAAGATTTTTCAACCCGCTAGTCGCGACCCAGCGACTGCCGGCAAAGAGCCACGGACCGATCATGCACCCGGCGTAGTAGTGGTCACGCTCGTACCAGCGGTTGTATTCCACCTCCTTGCCGCGGGCTGGATCCACGACGGTAAAGAGCATGCTGCCGACTTTGACCGGATCTTCCTTCATTGCGTCCTCGATCCGCTGAGGTCAGTTGCAGCGCGGATCGGCTTCTTGAAGCGCCGTGATCGTGGCATCGTCGATCGGCAACTCGATGCAGCCCCGGCCCTTCTCGCAAAGGAAATCGAAGTCCTTCGCCTCCAAGTGACAGTTGAAGCACTGACCGCCGAACATGTTGATGACCTCGTCGCGGCCTCGGACGTTGATCGACGTGCCCGAGGGCGTCACCGCGAGTTCGAAGTACTCCCAGTTGTTGTTGTTCGGATCGAACTCGGAGCCACGCTTCACCATCGCCTCGCCGGGGAACAGCTGGATGATGGTCCCCACGGGGAACTGCTCACCTTTCTCCGGATCACGCGCGAGCGCGAGTGCCTCCTCGAGGAAGCCCAGCTTGTTCGTCACGCGGATGTTCCGCACGCGCTCCCAGTCCTGAATGCAGTCGAAGTCATCCTCCGTCGCCTCGAAGTCCAGAGGCTCGGCGGGTGCCGCCAGGGAGGATCCCGACGAGGCCGAGTCGCCACAGGAAATCGCCACGCAAGCAAGAAAAGCGGCGCATGCCGTGATGAGGGCTCGTGAGTTCATCATGTCGGGGTTCTCCTCGCTGGAGATGGAATCGCCCGTCGATGCTCCGGGGTCAACCTGATTTCCGATACGTCGGTGTGTCGGACCTATGGCCAGTTGAAACAGTCGGTTGCCGGGCTCATCCGGAGCAGGCTACGACCTCCCTTGTGGATACCATGGTCCGTGCCGAGACGCTCCCGGGTCTCCTCGCGGCGGCCGCCGACGCACACGGCAGCGCCACCGCGTTCCGATACCGCGACGAACAACTGACTTTCGCCGACTGGGAAGCCCTGTCGGCCCGACTCGCCGGTGCGCTCGCCGCCCGCGGGGTCGGCCGCGGCGACGTCGTCGCCCTCCTCCTCCCCACAACGCCGTTCTACAAGATCGCGTACCTGGCCGTCGCGCGGCGCGGGGCGATCACGACGGGAATCAACCTCCGGTATCGCCGCACCGAAATCCGCCACATCCTCGAACGCTCCGGAGCCCGCGTCCTTGTCGCCGTCGAGAGCTCGTACGACACGGATTTCGTCGCAATGCTCGAGACGCTCCGGAGCGATCTCCCGGCGCTGAAAGACACCCTGTGGCTTTCGGAGTCCGAGCTCAGGGCCGGCACCGCGGCCGCCACCGAAAGGCTGGCCGCCGACACCGAACCGGCTCGGGAGATCGCCGCAGAGGCGAGCGACGCGGCTACGATCGTCTTCACGAGCGGCACGACCGGCGTCCCGAAGGGCGCTTGGTACAAGCACGAGAACCTGATCGCGCTGGCCGAGATCGAAACCCGTCGCTACCCGTCGGGCAGTCCGGCACCTACCCACCTCGTGACCGGGATCTCCTTTGCGCACGTCGGGTTCATGGCCCGGGCCGCCATCCCGATCGCGCATCACACCTGCACGATCATCCAGGACAGTTTCGACCCGGCCGAGGTCCTCGCGACGATCGAACGGGAACGCCTCACCGACATTGGTGGC of the Candidatus Binatia bacterium genome contains:
- a CDS encoding ferritin-like domain-containing protein, giving the protein MLENQRYFRRSSAFEEIIARTEEHFWNPEDPDYIDFSQPLAADTPILPYEFNVEAHTAIWDRLDEGQRLDFTNDQARWVVSNLLHGEQGALSLSASLCDIFLDPGAQEYAANQVREEARHVHGFSLYAQARFGGDIFPVGDTIGNLLNDIVASPVVYKKIVGMQMLVEGIAMGAFTTLHKVALDPTLRRLCQLIMTDEAFHHRFGKIWAHSTMPDLSPEEHDAVEDWAKECFNLLMFNMVNAEQKKLIYPRYGIEWEYARDAIAEAFTDTERRETMKDSTNVFRVLTKTLDKAGIITDRTRDNYAMWVDMDELQSEGDRMVGDDLAEEGIRELVDINSTKRKIVRKLS
- a CDS encoding helix-turn-helix domain containing protein; the protein is MAALAKAAPATLAVEGPTIESRTTRRKRATEARLLDAGLRVFCERGYDATTTGEIARIADVAAGTFYLHFADKRALYERLAGRAAHEMFELAGDALRPDMESLERIAVALRIAADYWRSDLDRARLLLEGGPSLGSDGHVRFADEIAQALADAPDIERRPGASAHSLALLAAGMGIELGRLIVARPEARDEVDDLIRLVGGLYQS
- a CDS encoding class I adenylate-forming enzyme family protein, which translates into the protein MVRAETLPGLLAAAADAHGSATAFRYRDEQLTFADWEALSARLAGALAARGVGRGDVVALLLPTTPFYKIAYLAVARRGAITTGINLRYRRTEIRHILERSGARVLVAVESSYDTDFVAMLETLRSDLPALKDTLWLSESELRAGTAAATERLAADTEPAREIAAEASDAATIVFTSGTTGVPKGAWYKHENLIALAEIETRRYPSGSPAPTHLVTGISFAHVGFMARAAIPIAHHTCTIIQDSFDPAEVLATIERERLTDIGGFPTQVVMLLDHPDRPTRDLSSVESVLLGGAPSTPALIRRVQETFQSRVSVRYSSTEMGIGTASLQGDPPDILATTVGKPTEGVDLRIIDDEGRPLPADQYGEVIVRSPATMRGYWRNDEATTKTIDADGFIHTGDIGSLDAEGYLRLRGRQSEMYIRGGFNVYPVETESRLGKHPKVARAAIVGRPDDVLGEIGWAFVVPANPADPPALPELRSWVGEELASFKRPDGLTLVDDLPTTPMFKIDKRALRGRLDRGEI